The DNA sequence TAAATGAATGGAGATGGATGGGATATAATGAAATAGAGCCACTTTTGGGTTCTTTATGAAATGTGGCATGGAACGGAGCCACTATGAAGAAGTTCCGGGAGTTACAAAGGAAACTTCAAGCTCATATTAGTCGTGGGTTGAGAACGAGAATTGAACTCTATGAGATCTAATCTCGTATTGTTCCTCAATAGCTCAGTGGTAGAGCGGCCAGCTGTTAACTGATTGGTTGCAGGTTAGAATCTTACCTGGGGAGATTTGATTCATTCCGAATTAAAGAATTTGGAATGATTGTTTCTATTGCATTCTATCTCATTGTATCACATTCTATTTCGGGGTATTTGAGAATCGCTGTCAATACCTTGGCATAGGTCCGGGATAATCCTTTATTCCATAATTTGGGGCTATTTACAACTATCCACTTAAGCATTCTCAGATGTACTAGCAAGTGCATCAAAGATGCTGTCATCGATTCACCCGGGAGGCCATAATTACCACGAGCAAACATATTAATGATGAGGAATGCATTTTTGCTATGCTACTAATACTAATACTTTCTCCACTATTCTGCCCCAAACTGGCTGAGGAAGAATTATGGGgcgtaaaacaaaaaaatatgccGATTTAGGCTTCGGGCCAGAcatactatatttaatttatccaccattaatgataaataaaaagaaagaaaaaagaaagagtaaggTCGTTCCATTTCGACAAAAGAGCCACGCCCAAATTCCATAGCTTGGGGTCCGCAATCCCAATCATGATCTATCCATGACCAGGATGAAGCTTGGGTGAAACTAAGTGGAGGTCCGAACTGACTGATGTTGAAGAATCAGCAGATGAGTTATGATTAGGGGTGAAATGCCAATTGAACCCAGAGTTAGCTGCTTCTCCCAAAAATGCGTTGAAGAGCAGTAATTGACTGGACATCTAGGGGTAAAGCACTGTTTCGGTGCGGGCCGCGAGAGCGGTACCAAACATTTATATGTTTCGATGCAACAACAAGATGTTATTTGTAACAAGTAGTTTTGTTGGTTGATTAATTGGTCatattttattcatgaaatGGGTTGGATTGGTATTAGTCTGGATACAGTAAAATAATTCTATTAGATCTAATGTACTTATTATATCTAATAAGTACCTTGTGTCAGAATGGAAAAATCCTATAGCTCGAATCTTTAGTATTCTCTTATTTATTATCTGTGACTAAACAGGAACAAGAGAGATCCACCGAAGAGGATCCTTCTCAAAGAAAAGGAGGATCCGGACAAAATCGATGAAATGGAAGATATACGAgtgaatggaaaggaaaaaaacaaaggatgaaTTCCACTTTAAAGAGACACACTATAAAACTAGACCCGTTTATAAAACTTATTATATGGATGTGgatgaaaatcaagaaaattcgaagttagaaatatttatagaaagaaAAGATCTACTCTAGGTTTAAAAACCTcttgttaatattctttttttactaTAAATGATGGAATAGGCCATTCCGGTATATAAAAaacaatcaatttgaaaatgctataagaaaagaaatgtcacaatatttttttatatatgtcaaagtgacagaaaagaaagaatatcttTTACATATCCGCCAAGTTTGTCAACTTTTTTGGAAATGATACAAAGAAAGATATATCTGTGTATAGCAGATAAACCCTCTTCTGttgaattatataataattagagttatagcaatgaataaaaaataaaagagctaaataaaaaatttataaatagagtTAAAGCTCTAGACAAAACTTTAGAAAGGATATTTTTTGCTTGGGATATACTCGAAAAGGAGACTAGATTTTGTAATGATAATCCCTAAAACGAATACTTACCTAAAATATATGATCCTTTCTTGAATGGCCCCTATCGAGGacgaatcaaaattttttttttttcagctgcAATCCTAAATAAaacttccaaaaaaaataacattaacatAGAGGGTTTTTGGATAAATAACATTCATAGCAtccttcttatttttaattacctaaaatttgaacagataaaaaatccatttgataaaaaaccattaacaacaaaaattttatatttgttgaacttaaTCAATGAACTTATTGAAAAACCACCatcaagtttaaattttaaagagttTTCTTTACTTCCTgaagaagaacaaataaaaattgattcagaagataacaaaaaaaattataaatttctatttgatgTAGTTATAAGAGACCctaatggtaaaaaaattagaaaaaaacctATCGAAATACAAGAAATCAGTAAAAAGTTCCTCGATGGtcgtacaaattaattaatgatttggaACAACAGGAGGGAGAAAGCGTAGAGGGGGTGGCAACGGAGTATGAGTTTCGTTCACAAAAATCCAAACGTGTAGTTATTTTTACTTATAACCTACAAACTAATACCAAAGATACTAATAATCCTGATAACCTACCAGGTTTTATTAATTTGCAAATTCTTCCTTAGTTAGTTAAAAGAATGAAATTGGCTGATATTATGATGATACTAGGTAGCATAGATATCATTATGGGAGAAGTTGATTGTTGAAATGATAATTGATACGATAGAAGTACAAGATATAAATTCTTTTTCTGGATTAGAGTTTTTTAAAGAGGTCTACGAAATTATATGGGCCTTTATTCCTATATTTACTCTTGTATTGGGAATCACAATAGGCGTACTGGTAATTGTATGGTGAGAAAGAGAAATATCCATAGGATTGCAGCAACATATTGGACCTGAATACTCCGGCCCTTTAGGAGTTCTTCAAGCTCTAGCAGATGGGACAAAACTTCTTTTCAAAGAAAATCTTCTTCCATCGAGAGGAGATACTCGTTTATTCAGTATCGGACCATCCATAGCAGTCATATCAATTTTAGTAAGCTATTCAGTAGTTCCTTTTAGCTATCACCTTGTTTTAGCATATCTCAATATTGGTgttttttttatggattgcCATTTCCAGTATTGCTCCCATTAGACTTCTTATGTCAGAATACaggttaaataataaatatcccTTTTGAGGTAGTCTACGAGTTCCTGCTCAATCAATTAGTTATGAAATACCATTAAATTTATGTGTGTTATCAATATCTCTATGTGTGATTCGGTGAGACATAAATTTTTCTCTATTCCTTCctctattcttttctttttaggaaaggGGTAGTATGAATTGAGTAgatatcttcatttttttattcattaatcgGATTGATGAACTAAATTAGATAGTTGGATGAGTGAAAGAGAACAGCTTCTATATAAATTCACAATAAAGATATTGAGTCTCATTTTCTATGTATAAGAGTTAGAGAGTTGAGTGGAAATAAATAGAAGCAGAAGATACCGTTTACCCTAAAATTGGTTGATTAGTCATCCTGACTTGAAGCGGGCTTAAAAGATCAACTGTATTGAGTTTTCACTATCGTTTGCATGTATTTTTATACATGTATTACCATAAAAGAAAAGGCCATTGAACAAAAATGAGTGGATAGATAGAAACACCAAGATACGCAAAGGATTAGTAATATAGATCCTATAAATAATCCAAAAGTAGACATTTCTACATAATATACAAAGAACAGTAATTGGGGCTTTAAATTTGTAGAAGTTATAAGGCAGTACTCCCCACAATTCCGATCCAGAGTATGCTCCTATCCGCCAATTCAATAAATGACTATTGGGAACAAAATAATccttttttttgattttgtaagCCCCTTTTTTTCAGAAATAGAAAGAAGAAtaggaacaaaaaaaagaaaggaatacaaaagaataaacaagatcttcattattttttttttcttatatccatatttatatcGATACAATTCATGTTATAATTCATGAATTAATGTAATATACAATTCTTTTTCATAAGTGAAAACGATGggtgattgattttttttacaagGAGTATTTTATTGAGAATCAAGTTATTACTCGACAaggaaaaatttaaatgattatgaaaatttttaaaaaaaggatgaGATCAATTcaaaagtattttatttatttattattaattcaatttattaatatattaaattaataataaattgaattctttattattaattatactaatatttttttaaaaaaaatttattaaaacataataGACAGAATTCAATTGGTCTAATTTTGGACTGTATGATATATTTGAATCTTAGCTATCGTATAACCAAGCCTCGGAAGATAAAAGGACTCAatccttagattttttttatggcCCTTAAGGAGCTGTATGAGGTGAGAATCTCATGTACGGTTTTGGAATAGCGATGGAAACAGTGATGGTACCACCAACTATGATTATCTAATAGTTCAAGTACAGTTGATATAGTTGAGGTGTAATCAAAATATGGTTTTTGGggatggaatttatggcatcaACCTATAGGTTTTATCGTTTTTCTAATTTCTTCCCTAGCAGAATGTGAGAGATTGCCTTTTGATTTACCAAAAGCGGAAGAAGAATTAGTAGCAGGTTATCAAACCGAATATTCGGGGATAAATTTTGGTTTACTTTATGTTGCTTCCTATCTAAACCTATTAGTTTCATCATTATTTGTAACAGTTCTTTACTTAGGCAGTTGGAATACCTCTATTCCGCATATATTTGTTTCaaagaattttgaaataaatcaatGATATGAGGTTTTTGGGGCGACAATTGGTATCTTTATTACATTAGCTAAAACTTATATGTTTTTGTTCATTCCTATCATAACAAGATGGACGTTACCTAGGTTAAGAATGGACCAACTGTTGAATCTTGGATGGAAATTTCTTTTACCTATTTCTCTTGGTAATCTATTATTAACAACTTCTTTCCAACTCTTTTCATTGTAAAGAATATGATATTCTATATTCACAACTTGGCTTAAACAAGAGAAATCAACAAACatcaaattattcatatatattcacaaTATGTTCCCTATGGTAACTGGGTTCATGAATTATGGTCAACAAACAGTATGAGCTACAAGGTACATTGGTCAAAGTTTCATGATTACCTTATCCCATGCAAATCGTTTACCAGTAACTATTCAATATccttatgaaaaattaatcacCGGAGAGTGTTTCCACGGTTGAATCCATTTTGAGTTTGATAAATGTATTACTTGTGAAGTATGTGTTCGTGTGTCCTACAGATCTACCCATTCTCGATTAGAAATTGGAAACTAACATTTACAAGAAACGGTTGCTTAATTACAGTATTGACTTCGGAATCTGTATATTTTGTGGTAACTGCGTTGAGTATTGTCCAACAAATTGTTTATCAATGACTGAAGAATATGAACTTTCTACTTATGATCGTcatgaattaaattataatcaaattgcTTTGGGTCGTTTACCAATATCAGTAATTGACATTTATACAATTCGAACAATTTCGAATTTgcctcaaataaaaaaataagaaagtaccttgattcaagaaaattttcaaattactaaGTACTAAGGTTCCTTTCATTTTGTTTGGTCATGCCCTACAAATCCTAACTATTCATTAGTTGGTAATAATCATGActtaatttggattgaaaattGAGTAATTAAGTAATgtctatataattattttgaaatatagttTCGGATTTTAACTACTCTTTCTTTCAGATAAAGAATGAAATTAGTCCAATATCTGTACCCACATTAATTCACATCCTCGAGGATTTCATTCAATTAGGAATTGactataaatcataaaaaaaaatttctggtcGGGTCTCAATAAGGTcatgaaaaaaattttgattttttatctcTTTGTTTACATATAATGGATTTGCCTAGACAATacatgattttcttttagtCTTTCTGGGATCAGGTCTTATATTAGGAGGTATAGGAGCAGTATTATTTACCAACCCAATTTATTCTGCTTTTTCATTGGGACTCATTCTTGTTTGTATATCCTTATTCTATATTCTATTAAACTCTTATTTTATAGCTGCGGCACAACTCCTTATTTACGTGGGAGCTATAAATGTTTTAATCATATTTGCTGTAATGTTCATGAATGGTTCAGTATATTACAAAGATTTTAATCTTTGGACCGTTGGGGATGGGGTTACTTTGCTGGTTTGTACAAGTATTTTGGTTTTACTAATGAGTACTATTATGGATACGTCATGGTACAGGATTATTTGGATTTTAGAGCaagatttgaaagttatagtcAACAAATTGGAATTCATTtatcaatagattttttttccttcccttttAATTCATTTCAATAATTCTTTTAGCCGCTTTGATAGGTGCAATCGCTGTGGTGCACCAGTAATAAATCGTAAATCTATAGAATTAGCAACAGTAATCCAAATGAAACTTCAGTCTGTGTTATCACATCTATTTCTCTTTAATTCTATTTAACGATTGTTTATGTTGAAagtagaaattattttattagatctATTACcaatctatttatttgttctgtACCTTTTAGATTCTAGTCAACTGAATCCGTTGAATTGTTGTTcatattatattgaaataaatcaaaatttaattgataaggaGTTAGCCAATGATGCTCGAACATGTACTTGTTTTGAGTGCCTACTTATTTTCTATCTGTATCTATGGGTTGATCACAAGTTGTAGTATGGTTAGAGCCCTTATGTGTCTTGAACTTATACTGAATGTggttaatataaattttgtaacatttttcaatttttgttatagcTATTACAGCCGCTGAAGCAGCTATTGGACCGGCTATTGTTTCGTCAATTTATCGTAATAGAAAATCAACTCGTATTAATCAATTGAATTTTATGAATAAGTAGTATTAATCATATAAATTAGAATATTCATAAATTCGAATTAGCATGTATTATACATACTGTATGATCATGTTTGCGAACAAGTAAGAAATCAAAGTATCTTAGCTCCCTTACATGAGTCGATCCAGAAGTAGATTGATTACAAAAATTATGGTAAATCATTGATTCATCTGGTGTctaaatatatgatttatttataaacTTACTAGATCAAAAATTTAGaatgttcaaaaaatttatatatccaATGTCACATTCAGTCAAGATTTATGATACATGTATAGGATGTACTCAATGTGTCCGAGCCTGCCCCACAGATGTATTAGAAATGATACCTTGGGATGGGTGTAAAGCTAAGCAAATCGCTTCTGCTCCAAGAATAGAGGACTATGTTGGGACGGATTTCTTGAGTGTTCAAGTTTATTTATGGCATGAAACAACTCGAACTATGGGGCTAGCTTATTGATACATTTCAGAAAACCttacttgaatatatatatatatatatatatattttaccaacAAAAACCCACACTcagaataatatattttattttatattttttagcaCTGGTTTTTCTGGTCCAAGTGTATCATGTTTTTAGCACGAATGATTTTCCTTAGTTAACTATAGTTGTAGTTTTGACAATATCTGCgagttctttatttttctttcttcttaatAGAGGGAATAAGGTAATTAAGTGGCATACTATTTGTATATGCATAATAGAACTCCTTCTAATAACCTAGACATTTGGGTATCATTTCCAACTGGACAATCCATTAATCCAACTTATAGAGAATTATAAatgaatctattttttttatttttactggaGACTGGGAATAGATGGAATTTCTATAGGAACTATTTTACTGATAGGATTTATCACTACTTTAGCTACTTTAGCGGCCTGGCCGGTTACTCGAGATTCCTAATTATTCCATGTCCTGATGTTAGCAATGTATAGTGGTCAAATAGGACCATTTTCTTCTCAAgaccttttactttttttcatcatttgggAGTTAGAATTAATTCCAGTTTATCTACTTCTATCCATATAGGCCGGAAAGAATCGTTTGTATTCagctacaaaatttattttgtacacTGCAGAagcttctgtttttttattaataggaGTTCTAGGTATTGGTTTATATGGTTCTAATGAACcaacattaaattttgaaacatcAGTTAATCAATCGTATCCTGTAGCATTggaaatcattttttatattggattttttatttcttttgctaTCAAATCGCCGATTATACCCTTACATACATGGTTACCAGACACCCATGGAGAGGCACATTACAGTACTTGTATGCTTCTAGctagaatattattaaaaatgggaGCGTATGGAGTGGTTCggataaaaatgcaattattaCCTGATGCTCATTCTATGTTTTCTCCTTGGTTGATCATAGTAAGCACAATTCAAATAATCTATGCAGCTTCAACATCTCCGGGGCaacgtaatttaaaaaaaagaatagcttATTCCTCTGTATCTCATATGGGTTTCACAATTACAGGAATTGGTTCTATAAACAATACAGGACTCAATGGAGCCATTTTATGATTAATCTCTCATGGATTTATTGGTGCTGCACTTTTTTTCTTGGTAGGACCGAGTTATGATAGAATATGTCTTGTTTATCTAGAGGAAATGGGTAGAATGGCTATAGcaattccaaaaatatttacgACTTTCAATATCTTATCAATGGCTTCTCTTGCATTCCTGGGCATGAGCGGTTTTGTTGCAGAATTGATAGTATGTTTTGGAATACTTACTAgccaaaaatatcttttaattacaaaaatagtaATTACTTTTGTAATGGGAATTGGAATGATATTAACTCCTATTTACTCATTATCTATGTTATGTCATATGTTCTATGGATTGAGCTTTTTAATGCTCCaactcttatttttttattttattttgggccATGAGAGCTATTTGTTTCGCTCTCTATACTGCTACCTGTAATAGCTATTGGGACTTATCCGGATTTCGTTTTCTCACTATCAGTTAATATGATAGCTCCAAAGATCCAATTGTTGAATCAAAGGAAATCTGTAATAATTCCCAGACGAAAGAAATAAAGTGGTTTGTAAAACATTGTTTCTTTCACTAACGTATTGAATCTCACCAAAAAAAAGTGGatcatttatgaaattgttgcTTTACTAAAAATCCTTATTAATTTTCGAAATGTAATGACTAAAAGGGCTACTGATAATAACAATCCACATAAAAGAGTTGCATAGCTTAATACCATCATACTGACGTGCATCATTAACCAATGGGATTGAAGAGCCGGGACTAATATTGCAGATTGATGCATTTCAGTTAAAAAACCCAAAGTAGCGAAACCTTGGTTAAAAATAGCACTTAGGGTGGTTAGTGCgtttaaattaaaatggtttttttgttttttaaaatagggAACCAGATGAATAATGAAAAAACTCCATGAAAGAAAGATTAATGATTCATATAAATTACTTAATGGTAAATGTCCCAAATAAATCCACCGGGAAActaataatattgttatataGAAAAAGTAGCTATCATGCCTTTTCTGACGAATCATATAGGCCTACGATTTCATCGACTAATAAGGTTATTAAATGAATTGTAACAACAATTGAAACGATTGAAAAGGATGTATGAATTAATTTATGCTCTAAAGttgaaaatatcataaatttttgaaattaaaaatgggGTACCTCAATTATAGGAATGGCAATCGggaattgattttattatagGACTTACTCTTTTAGAAGATGCATTCCACCACTCGGACTTGAACCAATATGCTCTAGCACTGCTTCCTAAAAGCAGAGTGTCTACCGATTTCACCCTAACGGCTTGCTCGAAATCATAATAGCCTATTTTTATTCCATCTTCGAGATTAAAGGAAGCAATTCAATGCAATATATTTTAGGAAACATTAAAATtgaggatttaaaaaaaaatttcaaaatttcaaaattagggATTTGAACGTATCGTTTTCAACAAGAATCCTTATTTTTCTCAGTATATCATTATATTTAGTATTAAGATGTCTGTTTTATTTAACTTAATACTGGggtttttttagaatttattagTTTATGCTTGAATAAACGGGAACTATTGTACCTAGATATTTCGGACTTCAATCCATGGATAAAACTCAAAAATGTTCTTTATCTTTATAATGTGCATTTTTTAATGATTCATTTCTCATTTATGGGATTTTatgaatcaacaaaaaaaaaatatatatccacGAAGAAAAATTGGCAGAGTCTTTGTATAATCACCTAAAAAAGGTAAAAGGGGTTTTTATTAATTGGGCTGAAAGCTAGGGATATATAGTGATATGAACTTAGAGAAATAAGAATTTAGAAAGTTATAAGACACATTTTAAACTTATTTAGTTTCAACGATCTATTATATTAAATGATCTATTAATTTTGTCTAAAGATCTTATACTTGCTCTTCTATATTCTATAGTATTCTAAATATattagaatataaatatatagtataaaaacaatataaataaaatgacaaaCCTTTGTTATTATTGAATTATCAAATCCATGGGGAAAATAAGAATCCCCACCTcgaaaattataaaacatactAAAAAGAAAGGTGAAATTTTGTGCTTGCCTTTActcttttttcaaacaaaaaaataccatttttagattttcaaattcaatcaaCACAAAATTCTTATTTGACTATAAGAGCAAAACaacttcaatttatttaatattattattgatcgGATCAAACCATTAAAGAGTATAAATTATTccttttattagtttaattattttaactttcataaattatcaatttttttatttttatacttataaaatataaaataaaaatcaaactaagaaaaaaaaaatttaaacaacttagaaaaaaaaaaaaaaactgaaactaGATTACTTTTTGAGCCAAATCAATTCAGATTTTTCCCAATCTTGGATTATTTATTGTTGCACAAAAAACACTTTTTAAATTCCTCGTAGAAAGAGATTTCGCTAACGAAAAAGCTTTCAATGCTGCTGAATATCCCTtccttttcaaaatattttttcgaACGTGTTTTTTTGATATAAAGGTGCGCTTTTTTGGAATTGCcattaaaaaattctaataggTTATTCATTACCATGGTTGGATGTCAAAGACAtctattgttcaaaaccaatCATTCTttactattaattataattatcgatctatttattttctagattgTACTTCCTTTACAAAAATATGGATCTAGAAAAATCGTATAAAATATTACTAGCAACATGAACAATATcgtggtttttaaaaattaaatacaaattttttttgtttgttttttttttctattccatACAATTTGATACAACATCTGGAagaaaaatttgtatttatttttattggtactcttatatcttccttcaaattGATATCTTCTATATCTATAGAATCTACTATGCAATAGAACTAGAATTGATTGGAGTTGAcatgagaaaaaaacaaatacaaagaaaaaacctgTGCCTTTCTATCTctgtctagtttttttttttttttcgtcatcCTAAATTTAATACATGGA is a window from the Ziziphus jujuba cultivar Dongzao chromosome 11, ASM3175591v1 genome containing:
- the LOC125420552 gene encoding LOW QUALITY PROTEIN: NAD(P)H-quinone oxidoreductase subunit 1, chloroplastic (The sequence of the model RefSeq protein was modified relative to this genomic sequence to represent the inferred CDS: inserted 1 base in 1 codon; deleted 1 base in 1 codon; substituted 2 bases at 2 genomic stop codons), giving the protein MNIPATRNDLMVVSMGPHHPSMHGVLRVIVTLDGEDVIDCEPXIAKNQTIIQYLPYVTRLDYLATLFIEAITVNGPEQLENIQLVKRMKLADIMMILVQDINSFSGLEFFKEVYEIIWAFIPIFTLVLGITIGVLVIVWXEREISIGLQQHIGPEYSGPLGVLQALADGTKLLFKENLLPSRGDTRLFSIGPSIAVISILVSYSVVPFSYHLVLAYLNIGVFLWIAISSIAPIRLLMSEYRLNNKYPFXGSLRVPAQSISYEIPLNLCVLSISLCVIR